A genomic region of Ewingella sp. CoE-038-23 contains the following coding sequences:
- the mglA gene encoding galactose/methyl galactoside ABC transporter ATP-binding protein MglA, with translation MADIPKPDITQTDAVAPQPREFLLEMSNVNKSFPGVKALDNVNLKVRPHSIHALMGENGAGKSTLLKCLFGIYSKDSGTILFQGQEVNFKSSKEALEQGVSMVHQELNLVLQRTVMDNMWLGRYPTKGFFVDQDKMLKDTQAIFDELDIDIDPREKVAKLSVSQMQMIEIAKAFSYNAKIVIMDEPTSSLTEKEVNHLFTIIRKLKDRGCGIVYISHKMEEIFQLCDEITILRDGQWIMTQSLEGLDMDKIISMMVGRSLSQRFPDRQNVPGEVILEVRNLTSLRQPSIRDISFDLHKGEILGIAGLVGAKRTDIVETLFGIREKVAGTIKLHGKKINNHSANEAINHGFALVTEERRSTGIYAYLDIGFNSLISNIRNYKNKIGLLDVNRMKSDTQWVIDSMRVKTPGHRTSIGSLSGGNQQKVIIGRWLLTQPEILMLDEPTRGIDVGAKFEIYQLITELAKKEKGIIIISSEMPELLGITDRILVMSNGQVAGIVETKNTSQNEILRLASLHL, from the coding sequence ATGGCCGATATTCCAAAGCCTGACATCACGCAGACTGACGCCGTGGCTCCCCAGCCGCGTGAGTTTCTGCTGGAAATGAGCAATGTTAATAAATCATTTCCCGGCGTTAAGGCATTAGATAATGTGAATTTGAAAGTTCGACCGCACTCTATTCACGCGCTGATGGGCGAGAATGGGGCGGGTAAATCCACCTTATTGAAATGTCTTTTTGGCATCTACAGCAAAGATTCCGGCACCATTCTTTTCCAAGGTCAGGAAGTTAATTTTAAAAGTTCTAAAGAGGCACTTGAGCAGGGCGTGTCGATGGTTCACCAAGAGTTAAACCTGGTGTTGCAGCGCACGGTCATGGACAACATGTGGCTGGGGCGTTACCCAACTAAAGGTTTCTTCGTTGACCAGGACAAAATGCTCAAAGACACGCAGGCTATTTTCGATGAGCTAGATATTGATATCGACCCGCGTGAGAAAGTCGCCAAGCTTTCTGTGTCCCAGATGCAGATGATTGAGATTGCTAAGGCTTTCTCCTATAACGCGAAAATCGTGATTATGGATGAGCCAACCTCGTCTCTGACTGAGAAAGAGGTGAACCATCTCTTCACCATTATCCGCAAGCTGAAAGATCGCGGTTGCGGCATTGTTTACATCTCTCACAAGATGGAAGAGATTTTCCAGCTATGTGACGAAATAACCATTTTGCGCGACGGCCAGTGGATCATGACCCAGTCACTGGAAGGTCTCGACATGGATAAAATCATTTCCATGATGGTAGGGCGTTCACTGAGTCAACGTTTCCCAGACCGTCAGAATGTGCCGGGAGAGGTCATTCTGGAAGTCCGCAACCTGACCTCGCTGCGCCAGCCTTCAATCCGCGATATCTCCTTTGATTTGCACAAAGGTGAGATTCTGGGCATTGCCGGTCTGGTGGGGGCGAAGCGTACTGATATCGTCGAAACCCTGTTTGGTATTCGCGAAAAAGTCGCCGGAACCATCAAGCTGCATGGTAAGAAAATTAATAATCACAGCGCCAACGAAGCCATTAATCACGGTTTTGCTTTGGTGACTGAAGAGCGCCGTTCCACCGGTATTTATGCTTATCTCGATATCGGTTTTAACTCACTGATTTCAAATATTCGTAATTACAAAAACAAGATTGGCCTGTTGGACGTCAACCGGATGAAAAGCGATACCCAGTGGGTTATCGACTCCATGCGGGTGAAAACGCCGGGGCATCGCACCAGTATTGGTTCGCTGTCCGGGGGCAATCAGCAGAAAGTCATTATTGGGCGCTGGTTATTAACACAGCCGGAAATATTAATGCTTGATGAACCTACGCGCGGTATTGACGTCGGGGCCAAGTTTGAAATTTACCAGTTAATTACCGAGCTGGCGAAAAAAGAGAAGGGGATCATTATTATCTCCTCTGAAATGCCAGAGCTGTTGGGAATTACAGACAGAATATTAGTTATGAGCAATGGGCAGGTTGCGGGTATTGTTGAAACAAAAAATACTTCGCAGAATGAAATTTTACGCCTTGCATCCTTGCACCTCTAA
- the mglC gene encoding galactose/methyl galactoside ABC transporter permease MglC, giving the protein MKALNKKSMLTYLKEGGIYVVLLVLLAIIIIQDPTFLSLVNLSNILTQSSVRVIIALGVAGLIVTQGTDLSAGRQVGLAAVVAATLLQAMDNVNKVFPHLEVVPIPVVILTVCVIGALIGLVNGIIIAYLNVTPFITTLGTMIIVYGINSLYYDYVGSSPVAGFDPGFSSFAQGFIQLGGLKISYITFYALIAIGFVWILWNKTRFGKNIFAIGGNPEAAKVSGVNVPLNLIMIYALSGVFYAFGGLLEAGRIGSATNNLGFMYELDAIAACVVGGVSFAGGVGSVAGVVTGVLIFTVINYGLTYIGVNPYWQYIIKGSIIIFAVALDSLKYAKKK; this is encoded by the coding sequence ATGAAAGCATTAAATAAGAAAAGTATGCTCACTTATTTAAAAGAGGGCGGGATTTACGTTGTGTTGCTGGTGTTACTGGCAATTATCATTATTCAGGACCCGACCTTCCTCAGCCTGGTCAACTTGAGTAATATTTTAACTCAGTCTTCAGTACGCGTAATTATCGCCCTCGGCGTGGCGGGGCTGATTGTGACTCAGGGCACAGACTTGTCAGCGGGTCGTCAGGTCGGCTTGGCGGCGGTGGTTGCAGCCACCCTGTTGCAGGCGATGGATAACGTTAACAAGGTGTTCCCGCATCTTGAAGTCGTCCCTATTCCAGTGGTTATTCTGACCGTGTGCGTGATTGGCGCGCTGATTGGCTTGGTGAACGGTATTATCATCGCCTACCTCAACGTGACGCCATTTATCACCACCTTAGGCACCATGATTATCGTTTACGGTATTAACTCACTGTATTACGACTACGTTGGCTCCTCGCCGGTGGCAGGGTTTGACCCAGGATTCTCCAGCTTTGCGCAGGGCTTTATTCAGCTGGGCGGCCTGAAGATCTCCTACATCACCTTCTACGCGTTGATTGCCATTGGCTTTGTTTGGATCCTGTGGAACAAAACTCGCTTCGGTAAAAACATCTTTGCTATCGGCGGCAACCCAGAAGCAGCCAAGGTTTCCGGCGTAAACGTGCCGTTAAACCTGATTATGATTTACGCGCTGTCCGGCGTGTTCTACGCCTTCGGCGGCTTGCTGGAAGCCGGGCGTATCGGCAGTGCTACCAACAACCTCGGCTTTATGTATGAGCTGGATGCCATCGCGGCCTGCGTGGTGGGCGGGGTATCCTTCGCCGGTGGTGTAGGGTCAGTGGCGGGCGTGGTGACGGGGGTGCTTATCTTCACCGTGATCAACTACGGCCTGACCTACATCGGGGTGAACCCGTACTGGCAGTACATTATCAAAGGTTCGATTATTATCTTCGCGGTGGCGCTGGATTCACTGAAGTACGCCAAGAAGAAATAA